A region from the Pseudomonas promysalinigenes genome encodes:
- a CDS encoding hydrogen peroxide-inducible genes activator: protein MTLTELRYIVTLAQEQHFGHAAERCHVSQPTLSVGVKKLEDELGVLIFERSKSAVRLTPVGESIVAQAQKVLEQAQGIRELAQAGKNQLTAPLKVGAIYTVGPYLFPHLIPQLHRVAPQMPLYIEENFTHVLREKLRNGELDAVIIALPFNEADVLTLPLYDEPFCALMPADHPWTAKKTIDTALLNDKSLLLLGEGHCFRDQVLEACPTLNKGGEGSKHTTVESSSLETIRHMVASGLGVSILPLSAVHSHHYAPGVIEVRPLTAPAPFRTVAIAWRASFPRPKAIEILADSIRLCSVAKSPAQQTA, encoded by the coding sequence ATGACCCTCACAGAATTACGCTACATCGTCACGCTCGCTCAGGAGCAGCACTTCGGCCATGCCGCCGAGCGCTGCCACGTCAGCCAACCCACCCTGTCGGTTGGCGTGAAAAAGCTCGAGGACGAGCTTGGTGTACTGATTTTCGAGCGCAGCAAAAGCGCCGTGCGCCTTACCCCGGTCGGCGAAAGCATCGTGGCTCAGGCACAAAAGGTGCTGGAGCAGGCGCAGGGCATTCGTGAACTGGCTCAAGCCGGCAAGAATCAGCTCACCGCGCCGCTCAAGGTCGGTGCCATCTATACCGTCGGCCCATATCTGTTCCCGCACCTGATCCCGCAGTTGCATCGCGTTGCACCGCAGATGCCGTTGTACATCGAAGAAAACTTCACCCATGTACTGCGCGAGAAGCTGCGCAACGGCGAGCTGGACGCAGTTATCATCGCCTTGCCGTTCAACGAAGCCGATGTGCTGACCCTGCCGCTGTACGATGAACCGTTCTGTGCGCTGATGCCCGCCGACCATCCCTGGACGGCCAAGAAGACCATCGACACCGCCCTGCTCAACGACAAGAGCCTGCTGCTGCTCGGCGAGGGCCACTGCTTCCGCGACCAGGTGCTGGAAGCCTGCCCGACGCTGAACAAAGGAGGTGAAGGGTCCAAGCACACCACGGTCGAATCCAGCTCGCTGGAAACCATCCGCCACATGGTTGCCTCAGGGCTGGGTGTTTCGATCCTGCCGCTGTCGGCCGTGCACAGCCATCACTATGCACCTGGGGTCATCGAGGTGCGTCCGTTGACTGCGCCAGCACCCTTCCGAACCGTAGCCATCGCCTGGCGCGCCAGCTTCCCCCGGCCCAAGGCCATCGAGATCCTCGCCGACTCGATACGCCTGTGCTCGGTGGCCAAATCACCTGCGCAACAAACGGCCTGA
- the recG gene encoding ATP-dependent DNA helicase RecG — translation MTELSKVPVTALKGVGDAMAEKLAKVGLENLQDVLFHLPLRYQDRTRVVPIGQLRPGQDAVIEGVVSGADVTMGKRRSLVVRLGDGTGVLSLRFYHFSNAQKEGLKRGTHLRCYGEARPGASGLEIYHPEYRALNGDEPPPPVEQTLTPIYPSTEGLTQQRLRVLCQQSLAMLGPRSLPDWLPDELARDYHLAPLDDAIRYLHNPPADADLDELAEGQHWAQHRLAFEELLTHQLSQQRLRESLRCLRAPVLPPAKRLQAQYLANLGFQPTGAQHRVAKEIAYDLSQHEPMLRLVQGDVGAGKTVVAALAALQALEAGYQVALMAPTEILAEQHYITFKRWLEPLGIEVAWLAGKLKGKARASALEQIAGGAPMVVGTHALFQEEVRFKHLALAIIDEQHRFGVQQRLALRKKGVAGELCPHQLIMTATPIPRTLAMSAYADLDTSVLDELPPGRTPVNTVLVADSRRFEVVERVRAACAEGRQAYWVCTLIEESEELTCQAAESTFEELGSALGELRVGLIHGRMKPAEKAEVMAQFKQGELQLLVATTVIEVGVDVPNASLMIIENPERLGLAQLHQLRGRVGRGSAVSHCVLLYHPPLSQIGRERLGIMRETNDGFIIAEKDLELRGPGEMLGTRQTGLLQFKVADLMRDADLLPAVRDAAQALLARWPDHVSPLLDRWLRHGQQYGQV, via the coding sequence ATGACGGAGTTGTCGAAGGTTCCGGTCACGGCGCTCAAGGGCGTAGGCGATGCCATGGCGGAAAAGCTCGCCAAGGTGGGCCTGGAAAACCTTCAGGATGTGCTGTTCCACCTACCCCTGCGTTACCAGGACCGCACCCGCGTGGTGCCCATCGGCCAACTGCGGCCTGGCCAGGACGCAGTGATCGAGGGCGTGGTCAGCGGCGCTGACGTGACCATGGGCAAGCGCCGCAGCCTGGTGGTGCGCTTGGGTGACGGTACCGGTGTGCTGAGCCTGCGCTTCTATCACTTCAGCAATGCGCAGAAAGAAGGCCTCAAGCGCGGTACCCATCTGCGCTGCTATGGGGAAGCTCGCCCTGGCGCCTCGGGCCTTGAGATTTACCACCCCGAATACCGAGCGCTCAACGGCGACGAGCCACCGCCACCGGTCGAGCAGACCCTGACACCGATCTACCCCTCCACCGAAGGTCTTACCCAGCAACGCCTGCGGGTGCTTTGCCAGCAGAGCCTGGCCATGCTCGGCCCGCGCAGCCTGCCCGATTGGCTGCCCGATGAGTTGGCCCGCGACTACCACCTGGCGCCACTGGACGATGCCATCCGCTACCTGCACAACCCACCGGCAGACGCCGATCTTGACGAGCTCGCCGAAGGCCAGCACTGGGCCCAACACCGCCTGGCTTTCGAAGAACTGCTGACCCATCAGTTGTCGCAGCAACGCCTTCGCGAAAGCCTGCGTTGCCTGCGTGCACCAGTGCTGCCCCCGGCCAAACGCCTGCAGGCGCAATACCTGGCCAACCTGGGCTTTCAGCCGACCGGAGCGCAGCACCGAGTGGCCAAAGAAATTGCCTACGACCTGAGCCAGCACGAACCCATGTTGCGCCTGGTGCAAGGCGATGTCGGCGCCGGCAAGACCGTAGTTGCTGCCCTTGCCGCACTGCAGGCCCTGGAAGCCGGCTATCAGGTGGCGCTGATGGCACCTACAGAAATCCTTGCCGAGCAGCACTACATCACTTTCAAGCGCTGGCTGGAGCCGCTAGGCATCGAAGTGGCCTGGCTGGCCGGCAAGCTCAAGGGCAAGGCCCGCGCCAGCGCCTTGGAGCAGATTGCCGGGGGTGCGCCAATGGTAGTTGGCACCCACGCACTGTTTCAGGAAGAAGTCCGCTTCAAGCACCTGGCGCTGGCGATCATCGACGAGCAGCACCGCTTCGGTGTGCAGCAACGCCTGGCCCTGCGCAAGAAAGGCGTGGCTGGCGAGCTGTGCCCGCACCAGCTGATCATGACCGCAACGCCGATCCCCCGCACCTTGGCCATGAGCGCCTACGCCGACCTCGACACCTCGGTCCTCGACGAGCTGCCGCCAGGGCGCACGCCCGTCAACACCGTGCTGGTCGCCGATAGCCGCCGCTTCGAGGTGGTCGAACGGGTCCGCGCTGCCTGCGCCGAGGGGCGCCAGGCCTATTGGGTGTGTACCTTGATCGAAGAGTCCGAAGAGCTCACCTGCCAGGCGGCCGAGAGCACCTTCGAAGAGCTGGGCAGTGCACTGGGCGAATTGCGCGTGGGCCTGATTCACGGCCGCATGAAACCTGCCGAAAAGGCCGAGGTCATGGCGCAGTTCAAACAGGGCGAACTGCAATTGCTGGTGGCCACCACGGTGATCGAGGTCGGCGTCGACGTACCCAATGCCAGCCTGATGATCATCGAGAACCCCGAGCGCCTGGGCCTGGCTCAGTTGCACCAGCTGCGCGGCCGGGTTGGCCGGGGCAGCGCGGTCAGCCACTGCGTGTTGCTTTACCACCCACCGCTGTCACAGATCGGGCGGGAACGCCTGGGCATCATGCGCGAAACCAACGACGGCTTCATCATCGCCGAGAAAGACCTGGAGTTGCGGGGCCCCGGCGAGATGCTGGGCACGCGCCAGACTGGGCTGTTGCAGTTCAAGGTAGCCGATCTAATGCGCGATGCCGACCTGCTCCCTGCGGTACGCGACGCGGCTCAAGCCCTACTGGCTCGCTGGCCGGACCATGTCAGCCCGTTGCTCGATCGATGGCTGCGCCATGGCCAGCAATATGGCCAAGTGTGA
- a CDS encoding aminoacyl-tRNA deacylase and HDOD domain-containing protein — MTEVALDTATPHAPSVIRLLLEKLRVGFEEVPEHSELPAESRVQAILLDDEIGALLVLFPHSKLLDLNRLEELTGRKLKAVPVPRLKQMLDKHQLKALPAIPALTSSPCLYEGKLLDAQYLLIQSGEAGLLLKIHRDDYKRMLAKASAGSFGQPVRDIRPNLDRPDDDPKEITQAVQAFTARRIQKRLEETIEIPPLADTAQKIIKLRVDPNASIDDITGVVETDPALAAQVVSWAASPYYASPGKIRSVEDAIVRVLGFDLVINLALGLALGKTLSLPKDNPQQATPYWQQSIYTAAIIEGLTRAMPRTERPEAGLTYLAGLLHNFGYLLLAHVFPPHFSLICRHLEVNPHLNHTFVEQHLLGISREQIGAWLMKLWDMPEELSTALRFQHDPAYDGEFSAYPNLVCLATRLLRARGIGSGPQEQIPDELLSRLGISREKADDVVNKVLEAEALLRDLASQLNAPH, encoded by the coding sequence ATGACTGAAGTTGCCTTGGACACCGCAACCCCACACGCACCGTCTGTTATCCGGCTGTTGCTCGAAAAACTTCGCGTGGGCTTCGAAGAGGTGCCTGAGCACTCTGAGCTGCCGGCCGAGTCTCGGGTGCAGGCGATTCTTCTTGATGACGAGATCGGTGCATTGCTGGTGCTGTTCCCCCATAGCAAGCTGCTGGACCTCAACCGTCTTGAAGAGTTGACAGGCCGTAAACTCAAGGCCGTACCCGTGCCGCGTCTGAAGCAGATGCTGGACAAACACCAGCTCAAGGCTCTGCCGGCCATCCCGGCGCTGACCAGCTCGCCGTGCTTGTACGAAGGCAAATTGCTCGACGCCCAATACCTGCTGATTCAATCCGGTGAAGCCGGTTTGCTGCTGAAAATTCATCGTGACGACTACAAGCGAATGCTCGCCAAGGCTAGCGCCGGCAGCTTCGGTCAACCTGTGCGCGACATTCGCCCCAACCTCGACCGCCCGGATGACGACCCCAAGGAAATTACCCAGGCTGTCCAGGCATTCACTGCCCGGCGCATTCAGAAGCGCCTGGAAGAAACCATCGAAATCCCGCCATTGGCCGATACCGCGCAAAAGATCATCAAACTGCGGGTCGACCCTAACGCCAGCATCGACGACATCACCGGTGTAGTTGAAACCGACCCAGCCCTGGCCGCCCAGGTGGTCAGCTGGGCCGCTTCGCCCTACTACGCGTCGCCGGGCAAAATCCGCTCTGTGGAGGACGCCATCGTCCGCGTGCTGGGTTTCGACCTGGTGATCAACCTGGCCTTGGGCCTTGCTCTGGGCAAGACCCTGAGCCTGCCCAAGGACAACCCGCAGCAGGCCACGCCATACTGGCAGCAGTCGATCTACACCGCTGCCATCATCGAAGGCCTGACCCGTGCGATGCCCCGCACCGAACGCCCTGAGGCTGGCCTGACCTACCTCGCCGGGCTGCTGCACAACTTCGGCTATTTATTGCTGGCGCACGTCTTTCCGCCACATTTCTCGCTGATTTGCCGGCATTTGGAGGTCAACCCTCACCTGAACCACACCTTCGTGGAACAGCATCTGCTGGGAATCAGCCGCGAGCAGATCGGCGCCTGGCTGATGAAGCTGTGGGACATGCCTGAAGAACTGTCCACCGCGCTGCGGTTTCAGCATGATCCGGCCTATGACGGCGAGTTCTCGGCCTATCCGAACCTGGTATGCCTGGCGACCCGCCTGTTGCGTGCCCGCGGTATAGGCTCGGGGCCGCAAGAACAGATCCCGGATGAGCTGCTCAGTCGCCTGGGCATTAGCCGGGAAAAGGCCGACGACGTGGTGAACAAAGTGCTTGAAGCTGAGGCTTTACTACGAGATCTGGCTTCGCAGCTCAACGCTCCGCACTGA
- a CDS encoding HU family DNA-binding protein: MRKPELAAVIAEKADLTKEKANQVLNAILDSITGALDKDTVTLVGFGTFEKRHRGARTGKNPQTGEPVKIKASNTVAFKPGKNLRDSVNAPAKPAKPAKKK, from the coding sequence ATGCGTAAACCAGAACTCGCCGCTGTCATTGCTGAAAAAGCCGACCTGACCAAGGAAAAGGCCAACCAGGTGCTGAACGCCATTCTCGACAGCATTACCGGTGCCTTAGACAAGGACACGGTCACCCTTGTCGGTTTCGGTACTTTTGAAAAACGTCACCGTGGCGCCCGCACTGGCAAGAACCCGCAAACCGGTGAACCGGTGAAGATCAAGGCCAGTAATACCGTTGCCTTCAAGCCTGGAAAAAACCTGCGCGACAGCGTTAATGCCCCCGCCAAGCCTGCCAAGCCTGCCAAGAAAAAGTGA
- a CDS encoding NAD(P)/FAD-dependent oxidoreductase — MTSPVVIIGTGLAGYNLAREFRKLDGDTPLLLITADDGRSYSKPMLSTGFAKQKDADGLCMAEPGAMAEQLKAEVRTHTRISGIDPGHKRVWVGEEAIVYRDLVLAWGAQTVQVPIAGEAGDRVFPINDLEDYARFRAAAKGRQRVLILGAGLIGCEFANDMRLGGFEVDVVAPCEQIMPTLLHPAAASAVQAGLQGLGVRFHLGPVLNRLEQAGDNLQAHLSDGQVIPCDLVVSAIGLRSRIDLAAAAGLQTNRGVVVDRELRTSHSNIFALGDCAEVDGINLLYVMPLMACARALAQTLAGNPTAVAYGPMPITVKTPACPLVVSPPPAGRDGNWLVEGQGSDLKVLCRAPDGELLGYALTGSAVMEKLALNRLLPPVMA, encoded by the coding sequence ATGACGTCCCCCGTGGTAATCATCGGTACCGGACTGGCCGGCTACAACCTGGCCCGTGAATTTCGCAAGCTCGATGGCGACACGCCGTTGCTGCTGATTACCGCCGACGATGGTCGCTCCTATTCCAAACCCATGCTTTCCACAGGCTTCGCCAAGCAAAAGGACGCCGATGGCCTGTGCATGGCCGAGCCTGGGGCCATGGCCGAGCAACTGAAAGCCGAAGTCCGCACTCACACCCGTATCAGCGGGATCGATCCGGGTCATAAGCGCGTTTGGGTTGGTGAAGAGGCCATCGTCTATCGCGATCTGGTGTTGGCCTGGGGAGCCCAGACCGTGCAGGTGCCGATTGCAGGCGAGGCTGGCGATCGCGTGTTCCCGATCAATGACCTGGAGGATTACGCACGCTTTCGTGCCGCCGCCAAGGGCAGGCAGCGTGTGCTGATCCTCGGTGCGGGCCTGATTGGCTGCGAATTTGCCAACGACATGCGCTTGGGTGGCTTCGAGGTGGACGTGGTAGCACCTTGCGAGCAAATCATGCCGACCTTGCTGCATCCGGCTGCTGCTTCGGCCGTGCAGGCCGGTTTGCAGGGCTTGGGCGTGCGCTTTCACCTGGGGCCGGTGCTCAACCGTCTGGAGCAGGCTGGCGACAACTTGCAGGCGCATTTGTCCGACGGGCAGGTGATCCCTTGCGACTTGGTGGTTTCGGCCATTGGCCTACGCTCACGCATCGACCTTGCCGCAGCAGCGGGCCTTCAGACCAACCGTGGCGTGGTGGTGGACCGCGAGCTGCGCACCTCGCACAGCAATATCTTCGCCCTCGGCGACTGCGCTGAAGTGGACGGCATCAACTTGCTGTACGTCATGCCATTGATGGCCTGCGCCCGCGCTTTGGCCCAAACCCTTGCCGGTAACCCGACGGCGGTCGCCTATGGGCCTATGCCAATAACCGTGAAGACTCCAGCTTGCCCCTTGGTGGTGTCGCCACCGCCTGCGGGGCGTGATGGGAATTGGCTGGTCGAAGGGCAGGGCAGCGACCTGAAAGTGCTCTGCCGCGCCCCTGACGGCGAATTGCTCGGCTACGCCCTGACCGGCAGCGCAGTCATGGAAAAACTTGCGCTGAATCGGTTGCTGCCTCCCGTGATGGCGTGA
- a CDS encoding rubredoxin, with the protein MKKWQCIVCGLIYDEAEGWPDDGIPAGTRWEDVPADWLCPDCGVGKSDFEMISIG; encoded by the coding sequence ATGAAAAAGTGGCAATGTATCGTCTGTGGCCTGATCTATGACGAAGCCGAGGGTTGGCCGGACGACGGCATCCCGGCGGGCACCCGCTGGGAGGACGTGCCGGCAGACTGGTTGTGCCCTGACTGCGGTGTGGGCAAAAGCGATTTCGAAATGATCTCCATCGGCTGA
- a CDS encoding chorismate--pyruvate lyase family protein — MSYESPQAAAVAWLAYSQLATDIDRPTLDWLFDEGSLTRRLIRLSLDHFSVTPLFEGWQPLREDECLALNIAPGAEGWVREVFLRGHGQPWVFARSVASRSALESGGLDLETLGSRSLGEILFCDQAFIRHPIEVCRYPHTWLPADVRQEGLWGRRSRFARDGLELLVAEVFLPALWQAAKEENR, encoded by the coding sequence GTGTCGTACGAATCCCCGCAAGCAGCCGCTGTCGCGTGGCTGGCGTATTCACAGCTGGCCACTGACATCGACCGGCCAACCCTGGACTGGCTGTTCGACGAAGGCTCCTTGACTCGCCGTCTGATCCGGCTTTCCCTGGACCACTTCAGTGTCACCCCCCTGTTCGAAGGCTGGCAACCGCTGCGCGAAGACGAATGCCTGGCCCTGAACATCGCCCCAGGCGCCGAAGGGTGGGTGCGCGAGGTGTTTCTGCGCGGGCATGGCCAGCCGTGGGTGTTCGCCCGCAGCGTGGCCAGCCGCAGCGCCCTGGAAAGCGGTGGCCTGGACCTGGAAACGCTGGGTAGCCGTTCACTGGGCGAGATACTCTTCTGCGATCAGGCGTTCATCCGCCATCCCATCGAGGTGTGCCGCTACCCACATACCTGGCTGCCAGCCGATGTCAGGCAAGAGGGGTTATGGGGTCGCCGCTCACGCTTCGCACGGGACGGCCTGGAGCTGCTGGTGGCCGAAGTGTTTCTGCCTGCCCTGTGGCAAGCGGCCAAGGAGGAAAACCGCTGA
- the ubiA gene encoding 4-hydroxybenzoate octaprenyltransferase, with protein sequence MYLHLLKSLNRLHPRAWDFVQLSRMDRPIGIYLLLWPTLTAVWIAGQGSPTLSNVLIFGLGVVLMRAAGCCINDFADRKVDGHVKRTADRPLASGRVKPREALALFAILVGVSFLLVLCTNSRTVWLSFGAVALAFSYPFMKRYTYYPQVVLGAAYSWGIPMAFTAAGGELPASAWLLYIANLLWTVGYDTYYAMVDRDDDLKIGVKSTAILFGDADRTIILTLQLLSLGCLLLAGSRFELGGWFHLGLLGAAACFAWEYRSTRKRDRESCFKAFLHNHWAGLLVFIGVVLDYALR encoded by the coding sequence ATGTACCTGCACTTGCTCAAATCACTCAACCGCCTGCATCCAAGGGCCTGGGACTTCGTCCAGCTTAGCCGCATGGACCGGCCGATCGGTATCTACCTGCTGTTGTGGCCGACCCTGACTGCGGTATGGATCGCCGGGCAAGGCTCGCCCACCCTGAGCAACGTGCTGATATTCGGCCTGGGCGTGGTGCTGATGCGCGCTGCCGGTTGCTGCATCAACGATTTCGCCGACCGCAAGGTCGATGGCCATGTGAAGCGCACCGCCGATCGCCCGCTTGCCAGTGGCCGGGTCAAGCCGCGCGAGGCATTGGCTCTGTTCGCGATTCTGGTGGGTGTGAGTTTTCTGCTGGTGCTGTGCACCAATAGCCGCACCGTGTGGCTGTCCTTCGGCGCCGTGGCCCTTGCCTTTAGTTACCCGTTCATGAAGCGCTACACCTACTACCCCCAGGTAGTGCTGGGTGCGGCCTACTCGTGGGGCATCCCCATGGCCTTCACCGCAGCCGGAGGCGAGTTGCCGGCCAGTGCCTGGCTGTTGTACATCGCCAACTTGCTGTGGACCGTGGGCTACGACACTTACTATGCCATGGTCGACCGCGACGACGACCTGAAGATCGGGGTGAAGTCGACCGCAATCCTGTTCGGCGACGCGGATCGCACGATCATCCTGACCTTGCAGCTTTTATCACTGGGCTGCTTGCTGCTGGCCGGCAGCCGCTTCGAGCTCGGTGGTTGGTTCCACCTGGGCTTGCTCGGCGCAGCGGCGTGCTTTGCATGGGAGTACCGATCGACGCGCAAGCGGGACCGGGAGTCATGCTTCAAGGCGTTTCTGCACAATCATTGGGCGGGGTTGCTGGTGTTCATCGGGGTGGTGCTGGATTACGCACTACGCTAG
- a CDS encoding COG4315 family predicted lipoprotein, which yields MTRHTLSWMALFAAIALPGVASAQPAMEKDGMLVDHQGMTLYTFAKDADGKSMCNGDCAMNWPPLMAGMDEKAEGKWTQIKRDDGKMQWAYDGKPLYTFVKDKKAGDMTGDGMKDVWHVAKP from the coding sequence ATGACACGACATACGCTGAGCTGGATGGCCCTTTTCGCTGCAATCGCATTGCCGGGGGTGGCGTCTGCCCAACCTGCCATGGAGAAAGACGGCATGTTGGTCGACCACCAAGGCATGACCTTGTACACCTTCGCCAAAGATGCCGACGGCAAGTCGATGTGCAATGGCGACTGCGCGATGAACTGGCCTCCCCTGATGGCCGGGATGGACGAGAAGGCCGAAGGCAAATGGACGCAGATCAAGCGTGACGACGGCAAGATGCAATGGGCCTACGACGGCAAACCGCTCTATACCTTCGTAAAGGACAAGAAAGCCGGAGACATGACCGGTGATGGCATGAAGGACGTCTGGCACGTTGCCAAGCCCTGA
- the phoB gene encoding phosphate regulon transcriptional regulator PhoB, whose protein sequence is MVGRNILIVDDEAPIREMIAVALEMAGYDCLEAENSQQAHAIIVDRKPDLILLDWMLPGTSGIELARRLKRDELTGDIPIIMLTAKGEEDNKIQGLEVGADDYITKPFSPRELVARLKAVLRRTGPSDSEAPIEVGGLLLDPISHRVTIDGKPAEMGPTEYRLLQFFMTHQERAYTRGQLLDQVWGGNVYVEERTVDVHIRRLRKALGEAYENLVQTVRGTGYRFSTKS, encoded by the coding sequence ATGGTTGGCAGAAACATTCTGATCGTCGACGACGAAGCGCCTATTCGCGAGATGATCGCCGTTGCATTGGAAATGGCCGGCTATGACTGCCTTGAGGCGGAAAACTCCCAGCAGGCCCACGCGATTATCGTCGACCGCAAGCCTGACCTGATCCTGCTCGACTGGATGCTGCCCGGCACGTCTGGCATCGAACTGGCACGCCGCCTCAAGCGCGACGAGCTCACCGGTGACATCCCGATCATCATGCTCACTGCCAAGGGCGAGGAAGACAACAAGATCCAGGGCCTGGAAGTGGGTGCCGACGACTACATCACCAAACCATTCTCCCCACGGGAGCTGGTTGCTCGGCTCAAGGCCGTGCTGCGGCGCACCGGCCCAAGCGACAGTGAAGCGCCGATCGAAGTCGGTGGCCTGCTGCTCGACCCGATCAGCCACCGCGTGACCATCGACGGCAAGCCGGCCGAGATGGGCCCGACCGAATATCGCTTGCTGCAGTTCTTCATGACTCACCAGGAGCGTGCCTACACCCGTGGCCAGCTGCTGGATCAAGTGTGGGGCGGTAACGTGTATGTCGAGGAGCGCACCGTCGACGTACATATCCGTCGCCTGCGCAAGGCGTTGGGTGAGGCTTACGAAAATCTGGTACAAACCGTCCGGGGCACTGGCTACCGCTTCTCGACCAAAAGCTGA
- the phoR gene encoding phosphate regulon sensor histidine kinase PhoR codes for MNQNWHATLIRHLLLLISVCLIGGLVSGYYGWSLAIGLALYLGWTLKQLLRLHDWLRNHQPDEAPPDGYGLWGEVFDSIYHLQRRDQRVRGRLQAVIDRVQESTAALRDAVIMLDSDGNLEWWNRAAETLLGFKTPQDGGQPVTNLVRHPRFKEYFEAENYAEPLEIPSPINDRMRVQLHITRYGNNEHLMLVRDVTRIHQLEQMRKDFVANVSHELRTPLTVITGYLETLLDNVEDVNPRWARALQQMSQQGSRMQTLLNDLLLLAKLEATDYPSDNQPVAVDALLTAIKHDAQALSGPRKQKITLEAAPGLRLKGSESELRSAFSNLVFNAVKYTQDEGSIRIRWWGDDQGAHLSVQDSGVGIDAKHLPRLTERFYRVDSSRASNTGGTGLGLAIVKHVLMRHRGKLEISSVPGHGSTFTCHFSTAQLASRES; via the coding sequence TTGAACCAGAACTGGCACGCCACCCTGATTCGCCACCTGCTGCTGCTGATCAGCGTCTGCCTGATCGGTGGCCTGGTCAGCGGCTATTACGGCTGGAGCCTGGCCATTGGCCTGGCACTCTACCTGGGTTGGACCCTCAAGCAGCTGTTGCGCCTGCACGACTGGCTACGCAATCACCAACCCGACGAGGCACCGCCGGATGGTTACGGGCTTTGGGGCGAGGTGTTCGACAGCATCTACCACCTGCAACGCCGCGACCAGCGGGTGCGCGGGCGCTTGCAGGCGGTGATCGACCGGGTGCAGGAGTCCACTGCCGCCCTGCGCGACGCGGTGATCATGCTCGACAGCGATGGCAACCTGGAGTGGTGGAACCGCGCAGCAGAGACGCTGCTCGGCTTCAAGACCCCCCAGGACGGTGGCCAGCCGGTGACCAACCTGGTACGGCACCCGCGTTTCAAGGAATACTTCGAGGCAGAGAATTACGCCGAACCGCTGGAAATCCCCTCCCCGATCAATGACCGCATGCGCGTGCAGCTACATATCACCCGTTACGGCAACAATGAGCATCTGATGCTGGTGCGCGACGTTACCCGTATTCACCAGCTCGAACAAATGCGCAAGGATTTCGTCGCCAACGTATCCCACGAACTGCGCACACCGCTGACGGTGATTACCGGTTACCTGGAAACCCTGCTGGATAACGTCGAAGATGTGAATCCGCGCTGGGCCAGGGCATTACAGCAGATGTCCCAGCAAGGCTCACGCATGCAGACGCTGCTCAACGACCTTCTGTTGCTGGCAAAGTTGGAAGCCACCGACTACCCGTCGGACAACCAGCCGGTGGCGGTCGACGCACTGCTCACCGCGATCAAGCACGATGCCCAGGCGCTGTCTGGCCCACGCAAGCAGAAAATCACCCTTGAGGCGGCACCAGGCTTGCGCTTGAAAGGTAGCGAGTCAGAGCTGCGCAGCGCCTTCTCCAACTTGGTGTTCAACGCGGTCAAGTACACCCAGGACGAAGGCAGCATTCGCATTCGCTGGTGGGGCGACGATCAGGGCGCGCACCTTTCGGTGCAGGACTCTGGGGTGGGTATCGACGCCAAGCACCTGCCGCGCCTGACTGAACGCTTCTACCGGGTCGACTCCAGCCGCGCATCCAATACCGGCGGGACCGGGCTTGGGCTGGCGATCGTCAAACACGTGCTGATGCGCCATCGAGGCAAACTGGAAATCAGCAGCGTTCCGGGCCATGGCAGCACATTCACCTGCCATTTTTCTACGGCTCAGTTGGCCAGCCGCGAAAGTTGA